In one Natronosalvus amylolyticus genomic region, the following are encoded:
- a CDS encoding GTP cyclohydrolase III, whose product MTNTQVTLVQIDNYGPWTVTPEPRREADLQTLQSRLYADISQFVGNRNGYVFFTRFDNMIAVTNGLDLEDHRLLQESVGNRYPVTLSLGVATGTTPAQALSDATSLIQDAGSAQDENRREILDGRTIDTAYRTPEDLQIAHFDVIDATGEYTDELNAFDSFIEIEQGYASLMRYMRHAHDSLSFFVGGDNIIVVCPDLERADYVDAIEHVESDVEVALQVGVGRGESAHDAGYAAKHALERCRARGTQVELER is encoded by the coding sequence GTGACGAACACGCAGGTGACACTGGTTCAGATCGACAACTACGGGCCGTGGACGGTAACCCCGGAGCCGCGACGCGAGGCGGATCTACAGACTCTCCAGTCGCGACTGTATGCCGACATTTCCCAGTTCGTCGGCAACCGGAACGGCTACGTTTTCTTTACTCGCTTCGACAATATGATCGCCGTGACGAACGGCCTCGACCTGGAGGACCACCGGCTGTTACAGGAGTCGGTGGGGAACCGCTATCCGGTCACGCTCAGTCTCGGCGTCGCAACGGGGACGACGCCGGCACAGGCGCTCTCTGACGCCACCTCGTTGATTCAGGATGCCGGTAGCGCCCAGGACGAAAACCGGCGCGAAATCCTTGATGGCCGGACCATCGATACTGCGTATCGAACGCCCGAGGACCTCCAGATCGCTCACTTCGACGTGATCGACGCGACCGGCGAGTACACCGACGAACTCAACGCGTTCGACAGTTTCATCGAAATCGAACAGGGCTACGCCTCGCTCATGCGCTACATGCGCCACGCCCACGACAGCCTCTCGTTCTTCGTCGGCGGTGACAACATTATCGTCGTCTGCCCGGACCTCGAGCGTGCGGACTACGTCGATGCTATCGAACACGTCGAGTCGGACGTTGAAGTAGCTCTCCAGGTGGGTGTCGGGCGGGGTGAGAGCGCACACGACGCAGGGTATGCGGCAAAACACGCCCTCGAACGATGTCGAGCACGCGGCACGCAGGTCGAACTCGAGCGGTAA
- a CDS encoding lipoate--protein ligase family protein, protein MTQSVRVLRGRASTIEDDRAASGRLLEVAAEGERAVRVWTPHRQVAFGRRDSRLEGYEMARSAAAEHGFPPVQRRVGGRAVVYDGTTTLAFARAEPVADFRRGTDDRYERLTSDVENALDGLGLEVSRGEPADSFCPGAHSLSLTAGKANAPRKVVGIAQRVQREAAVVSGIAIVTGAHELAAVLEAVYGALDVPFDRRSVGSLALANQDIGYEAVRDALESALVGDDRAVIEPVES, encoded by the coding sequence ATGACGCAATCCGTTCGAGTGCTTCGGGGTCGCGCCTCGACCATCGAAGACGACCGGGCAGCCAGCGGTCGCTTGCTCGAGGTTGCGGCCGAAGGCGAGCGCGCGGTTCGCGTCTGGACACCCCATCGGCAGGTCGCGTTCGGTCGTCGCGATAGCCGCCTCGAGGGCTACGAGATGGCTCGATCGGCCGCTGCGGAACACGGTTTCCCACCGGTCCAAAGACGGGTCGGCGGCCGAGCAGTCGTCTACGACGGAACGACCACGCTGGCGTTCGCCCGCGCTGAACCGGTCGCGGATTTCCGACGAGGGACTGACGACCGGTACGAGCGACTCACGAGCGACGTCGAAAACGCGCTCGACGGCCTGGGTCTCGAGGTGAGCCGTGGAGAACCCGCCGACTCCTTCTGTCCGGGCGCGCACTCGCTTTCGCTCACTGCCGGGAAGGCGAATGCGCCGCGGAAAGTGGTCGGTATCGCCCAGCGGGTCCAGCGCGAGGCCGCCGTCGTTTCGGGAATTGCCATCGTCACTGGGGCCCACGAACTGGCTGCCGTGCTCGAGGCGGTGTACGGCGCACTGGATGTCCCGTTCGATAGGCGGTCTGTCGGGAGTTTGGCGCTGGCAAATCAAGATATCGGCTACGAGGCGGTCCGCGACGCACTCGAGTCCGCGCTCGTGGGAGACGACAGAGCGGTTATCGAACCCGTCGAGTCGTAA
- a CDS encoding CBS domain-containing protein, which yields MESNLSVRETLTTEYVGVSESDSVLGAVRLMRHERAGCVLVVRGSEAVGIMTEWDVLGLVEEEADPATTTVGDVMSSPVLSIEADRSVTDAADMMARENIRNLVVEDEDDVLGVLTQRDVIAVTGSFQGAANATGEPVSSGPAAEPEGEVGQTLLTNGNGNDEFSTQGVCEACGSLTDSLQDANGQLVCPDCRRL from the coding sequence ATGGAATCTAATCTCTCGGTCAGAGAAACCCTCACCACTGAATACGTCGGGGTGAGTGAATCTGACAGCGTGCTTGGTGCCGTTCGGCTGATGCGTCACGAACGCGCCGGCTGTGTCTTGGTTGTTCGCGGCTCAGAGGCAGTCGGTATCATGACTGAATGGGACGTTCTCGGCCTCGTAGAGGAGGAAGCCGACCCGGCTACGACGACCGTCGGCGACGTCATGTCCTCGCCGGTGCTGTCGATCGAAGCGGACCGTTCAGTAACCGACGCGGCCGATATGATGGCTCGAGAAAACATCCGTAATCTCGTCGTAGAGGACGAAGACGACGTACTGGGCGTGTTGACCCAGCGCGACGTGATCGCCGTGACGGGTTCGTTCCAGGGGGCGGCAAACGCGACGGGGGAACCGGTCTCGAGCGGACCGGCGGCCGAGCCGGAGGGTGAGGTCGGACAGACGTTGCTCACTAACGGCAACGGCAACGACGAGTTCAGCACGCAGGGCGTCTGTGAGGCCTGTGGCTCGCTCACCGATTCGCTACAGGATGCCAACGGCCAACTGGTCTGCCCGGATTGTCGCCGACTATAA
- a CDS encoding energy-coupling factor transporter transmembrane component T family protein: MLTYEPDDTLAHRLDPRSKLAVQVGFAASALAHTTPSALAVLTGLALGLLWSARVPLRQALYAYRFALPLLALAPLVSAFTLGAPWFDPQAALVPALASYRVLLIILVSAAYIRSTPVRDSRAAIQRTVPGKPGQLLGMGVALVFRFLPLLRQDLETIRDASAARLGTERSLLERVVHIGTVSLERAFTRADRLSLALQARCFAWNPTLPPLVLTRGDAPAFALAGVLVVTVLL; this comes from the coding sequence ATGCTCACCTACGAACCCGACGACACGCTCGCTCATCGTCTCGACCCGCGATCGAAGCTCGCGGTCCAGGTCGGGTTCGCTGCGAGCGCACTCGCGCATACGACGCCCTCCGCCCTCGCCGTACTGACTGGGCTCGCACTCGGGTTGCTCTGGAGTGCACGAGTCCCCCTCCGCCAGGCCCTGTACGCCTACCGTTTTGCCCTGCCCCTGCTGGCCCTGGCACCACTCGTCAGTGCGTTCACACTCGGGGCACCCTGGTTCGATCCCCAGGCGGCACTCGTTCCCGCACTGGCAAGCTACCGCGTGCTGTTGATCATCCTCGTCAGCGCTGCCTACATCCGCTCGACGCCCGTCCGGGACTCTCGAGCGGCCATTCAACGAACGGTCCCCGGCAAACCCGGCCAGTTGCTCGGCATGGGCGTTGCACTCGTCTTTCGGTTCCTCCCACTGCTCAGACAGGACCTCGAGACGATTCGTGACGCCTCGGCCGCCAGACTCGGTACCGAGCGAAGCCTCCTCGAACGTGTCGTCCACATCGGAACCGTCTCGCTCGAGCGGGCGTTCACCCGCGCTGACCGGCTCTCGCTCGCGCTGCAGGCACGGTGTTTCGCCTGGAACCCGACGCTGCCGCCGCTGGTGCTGACCCGTGGAGACGCTCCCGCATTCGCGCTGGCAGGTGTGCTCGTCGTGACAGTGCTGTTGTAA